A part of Neoarius graeffei isolate fNeoGra1 chromosome 8, fNeoGra1.pri, whole genome shotgun sequence genomic DNA contains:
- the dbx1b gene encoding homeobox protein DBX1-B: protein MLPGVVAPPAMYPSLLSLPRTLHSAFTAPSGFRVEDLLRTFPPPLPPPASPSSPESARASSGTDRSSSPPQSAAITPSAHTHTHTHTHTEPGYLKFGVNAILAPDTTNASSPPALHGMSPKHFPFPYFDASFHPFIRAAYFPASNSVVPIPGTFSWPLSARGKPRRGMLRRAVFSDVQRKALEKMFQKQKYISKPDRKKLAAKLGLKDSQVKIWFQNRRMKWRNSKERELLSSGGCREQTLPTKTNPNPDLSDVGIKYENLDRDSPHSAFYHPHIGKALENGSDSLLTSPSHSSKNSDSSDDEEITVS, encoded by the exons ATGTTGCCCGGTGTCGTTGCTCCTCCCGCTATGTACCCCAGCCTGCTGTCTCTGCCGCGGACTTTGCACTCGGCCTTCACGGCTCCGTCCGGTTTCCGGGTGGAGGATCTGCTGCGCACCTTCCCGCCTCCGCTTCCGCCGCCCGCGAGCCCCAGCTCACCCGAGAGCGCGCGCGCTTCTTCCGGTACCGACAGGAGCAGCTCACCGCCGCAGAGCGCCGCCATCACcccgagcgcgcacacacacacccacacacacacacacaccgagcccGGCTACCTGAAGTTCGGGGTGAACGCCATCCTCGCACCAGATACCACAAACG CATCATCTCCACCTGCACTACATGGCATGAGCCCCAAACACTTCCCTTTCCCTTACTTTGACGCGTCGTTCCATCCGTTCATCAGAGCTGCCTATTTCCCTG CTTCAAACTCAGTGGTTCCTATACCAGGAACCTTCTCATGGCCACTTTCGGCAAGGGGAAAGCCCAGGAGAGGGATGCTGAGACGGGCCGTGTTTTCAGACGTGCAGCGTAAAGCTTTGGAGAAAATGTTTCAGAAGCAGAAGTACATcagcaaaccagacaggaagaagCTAGCTGCGAAACTCGGGCTGAAAGACTCTCAG GTAAAAATATGGTTCCAAAACCGAAGAATGAAATGGCGGAATTCCAAAGAGAGGGAACTTTTGTCTTCCGGCGGCTGTCGAGAGCAAACTTTACCAACAAAGACAAACCCTAATCCAGATCTCAGCGACGTTGGGATAAAGTACGAGAATCTCGACAGAGACAGCCCGCATAGTGCCTTCTACCATCCTCATATAGGCAAAGCTCTCGAAAACGGTTCTGATTCACTTCTCACATCTCCATCACACTCCAGCAAGAACTCCGACTCATCAGACGATGAAGAAATCACCGTATCATAG